In Sulfurimonas sp. C5, a single genomic region encodes these proteins:
- a CDS encoding flagellar biosynthesis anti-sigma factor FlgM, translating into MISRVNSSVAQNIYAKNASENKVKENVGTENAKDSSKVEQLKESINSGEYKVDLSSLSKKMADELL; encoded by the coding sequence ATGATTTCAAGAGTAAACAGCTCTGTTGCGCAGAATATTTATGCTAAAAACGCATCAGAAAACAAAGTAAAGGAAAATGTTGGTACTGAAAATGCTAAAGATAGCAGTAAGGTAGAACAACTCAAAGAGTCTATAAACTCTGGCGAGTACAAAGTAGATTTATCATCGTTATCTAAAAAAATGGCGGATGAACTACTTTAA
- the rsmD gene encoding 16S rRNA (guanine(966)-N(2))-methyltransferase RsmD — MKSNKLTKKIVAGKYKGKILELPSKTTTRSSKAIVLESFFNTLQFDVIDSNFVEVFSGSGSIGLEALSRGAKKIYFMEKDRDALRVLKKNIAQTDPSSCEVFGGDSFVNINAVVSSLKRLNEDAYIYIDPPFSYREGMEDIYDNTMQLIENLPKEVVRMIIIEHMSALKIPEQIGIYTTKKTKKFGKTSLTYLISDELE, encoded by the coding sequence ATGAAAAGTAACAAATTAACAAAAAAAATTGTAGCGGGAAAATATAAAGGAAAAATATTAGAGCTTCCTTCAAAAACAACAACAAGAAGTTCAAAAGCGATAGTGTTAGAATCATTTTTTAATACTCTGCAGTTTGACGTAATAGACTCGAATTTTGTTGAGGTATTTAGCGGCAGCGGTTCAATAGGACTAGAAGCACTCAGCCGTGGAGCGAAAAAAATTTATTTCATGGAAAAAGACAGAGATGCTTTGAGAGTTTTGAAAAAGAACATAGCACAAACAGATCCGAGCAGCTGTGAAGTTTTCGGCGGAGACAGTTTTGTAAATATCAATGCAGTTGTTTCCTCTTTAAAACGCCTAAACGAAGATGCTTATATCTATATAGATCCACCTTTTAGTTACAGAGAGGGGATGGAAGATATTTATGATAATACTATGCAGCTTATTGAAAATCTTCCAAAAGAAGTTGTAAGAATGATCATAATTGAACATATGAGTGCTCTAAAAATACCGGAACAAATCGGTATATATACAACAAAAAAAACAAAAAAGTTTGGGAAAACCAGCTTAACTTACCTAATATCTGACGAATTGGAATAA
- a CDS encoding ABC transporter permease, which translates to MPVFSSLILFILFFFSFFGSFFYTVSPYELNPQAILEAPSLMHVLGTDRLGRDILARLIEGGKVSLIIGVGSALIASFIGLILGSLAGYFRGTVDKTFVLVVDLFLTFPTFFLLLALVSYMNASIFVLIVIISITGWMTTARLIRAESFKIGFQGYIKILNIANVSKLKILLKYYAPILAPIYFVSFTFGVGGAILAESGLSFLGLGIVAPQMSWGTILSGGKDVVEIAWWVSFFPGLFIFLVTFSLINISNYLQQITNQKDIQTT; encoded by the coding sequence ATGCCGGTTTTCAGTAGCCTCATTCTCTTTATTTTATTCTTTTTCTCTTTTTTTGGTTCGTTTTTTTACACTGTAAGCCCATATGAACTGAATCCACAAGCTATCTTGGAAGCTCCTTCTTTGATGCATGTATTGGGTACGGATAGATTAGGGCGTGATATTCTAGCTCGATTGATTGAAGGTGGAAAAGTCTCTTTAATTATAGGAGTAGGCAGTGCTTTAATCGCATCTTTCATTGGTCTTATATTAGGTTCACTAGCAGGATATTTTAGAGGTACAGTTGATAAAACATTTGTACTGGTAGTTGACCTGTTTCTTACATTTCCTACATTCTTCTTACTTTTAGCATTGGTAAGTTATATGAATGCTTCTATTTTTGTCTTAATTGTCATTATTTCTATTACGGGCTGGATGACAACAGCAAGGCTAATACGTGCCGAGAGTTTCAAGATAGGATTTCAAGGCTATATCAAAATACTAAACATTGCAAATGTCTCAAAATTAAAAATTCTTCTAAAATATTATGCACCGATTTTAGCCCCTATCTATTTTGTGAGTTTTACATTTGGAGTAGGGGGAGCCATTCTTGCAGAATCGGGTCTTAGTTTCTTAGGACTTGGTATTGTTGCACCTCAAATGAGCTGGGGGACAATTTTAAGCGGTGGAAAAGATGTTGTAGAGATTGCATGGTGGGTAAGCTTTTTTCCGGGTCTTTTTATATTTTTAGTGACATTCTCACTTATTAACATCTCGAATTATCTACAACAAATAACCAATCAGAAAGATATTCAAACTACTTAA
- a CDS encoding AI-2E family transporter — MKEKQIGYYFIVLASVVVVLAGIKNASSIIVPFLLSVFIAIILAPTFTYLKSKKIPSSLALIAVLGVFLLVVLFVVKLISTSVYQFSVNVDDYTEKLVIYYEYIASFLQSFGYSISIESLSEMLNAKQIMKFVSSMVQGVGSLFTNGFVIILTVAFMLLESETFIRKVQVSSQDSLEHIEEIFHKIKHYMVIKSLISFATAFVIYIALQLIGTDYPFLWAVLAFLLNFIPNIGSILAAVPAVLISLVQLGFMSASIVAGVYVLVNIVIGSIVEPKVMGKGLGVSTLVVFLSLIFWGWLLGIVGMFLSIPLTIMAKIIFNANEKTKWLALMLGDGDNLQKKDPLIIKQ, encoded by the coding sequence ATGAAAGAGAAGCAGATAGGATACTATTTTATAGTACTTGCTAGTGTTGTTGTTGTTTTGGCAGGGATTAAAAATGCTTCTTCAATCATTGTTCCTTTTTTACTTTCTGTTTTTATTGCAATTATATTGGCACCGACATTCACATACTTAAAATCAAAAAAAATACCTTCATCACTTGCTCTAATTGCAGTACTTGGAGTTTTTTTACTCGTTGTATTATTTGTCGTGAAGCTTATCTCTACATCTGTATACCAATTCAGTGTAAATGTAGATGACTACACAGAAAAACTAGTGATATATTATGAATATATCGCAAGTTTTTTACAATCTTTCGGCTACAGCATATCTATAGAATCTCTTTCAGAAATGCTCAATGCTAAGCAGATCATGAAATTTGTCTCTTCGATGGTTCAAGGTGTGGGTTCACTTTTTACAAACGGCTTTGTAATCATTTTGACAGTGGCTTTTATGTTGTTGGAGTCAGAAACTTTTATAAGAAAAGTACAAGTGAGTTCTCAAGACTCGTTAGAGCATATAGAGGAGATTTTTCATAAGATTAAACACTATATGGTTATTAAGTCTTTGATCTCTTTTGCAACCGCTTTTGTAATTTATATTGCCTTACAGCTTATAGGGACAGACTATCCTTTCCTTTGGGCTGTTCTTGCATTTTTACTTAATTTTATTCCAAACATTGGTTCAATCTTAGCGGCAGTACCTGCAGTGCTAATCTCACTTGTACAATTAGGCTTTATGAGTGCTTCTATCGTTGCAGGTGTATATGTACTAGTAAATATTGTCATAGGATCTATAGTTGAGCCAAAAGTGATGGGTAAAGGTCTGGGTGTTTCCACTTTAGTTGTTTTTCTGTCTTTAATTTTTTGGGGATGGTTACTTGGAATAGTTGGAATGTTTCTTTCAATTCCGCTTACAATTATGGCTAAGATTATTTTTAATGCCAACGAGAAGACAAAGTGGCTGGCTTTAATGCTTGGAGATGGGGATAATTTACAAAAGAAAGATCCTTTAATTATAAAACAATAG
- a CDS encoding aminodeoxychorismate/anthranilate synthase component II: protein MILMIDNYDSFTYNIVQYCRELGADLKIIRNDEMSIEEIEALNPEKIIISPGPASPDEAGVTLAVIEHFKDKLPILGICLGHQSIAQVFGGDVVRAKNMMHGKTSTMKQHISCEIFKDLPEEFIATRYHSLIVDKNTLPEVIEPTAYSTDDNEIMALKIKDKDIYGVQFHPESIMSQYGHEIIGNFLKL from the coding sequence ATGATTTTAATGATAGATAACTATGACAGTTTTACATACAATATAGTTCAGTATTGTCGTGAGCTTGGAGCTGATCTAAAAATTATCCGTAATGACGAGATGAGTATTGAAGAGATCGAAGCGCTAAACCCTGAAAAAATTATTATCTCTCCCGGTCCGGCTTCACCTGATGAAGCAGGTGTGACCTTAGCGGTAATAGAACACTTTAAAGATAAACTTCCAATACTTGGAATTTGTTTGGGGCATCAAAGTATTGCTCAGGTCTTTGGTGGAGATGTAGTACGTGCAAAAAATATGATGCACGGTAAAACTTCAACGATGAAACAGCATATTTCTTGTGAAATTTTTAAAGATTTACCAGAAGAGTTTATTGCAACAAGATACCATTCTTTGATTGTAGATAAAAATACCTTGCCAGAAGTGATTGAACCTACAGCATATTCTACAGACGATAATGAGATTATGGCTCTAAAAATAAAAGATAAAGATATATACGGGGTGCAGTTTCACCCTGAATCTATAATGAGTCAGTACGGACATGAAATCATAGGAAACTTCTTAAAACTATGA
- a CDS encoding exonuclease domain-containing protein, translating into MLVFLDFKATGNELDDKICAVSVLSGEDYFTELINEGKKITPEASAYHHISNQHIKEKGTFLHSKIYQFLQELDDKSVVVVHDYEFIRNLLEPFGVGIAGQIIDTKRIAKHIISDIDRFDLQYLRYELQLSDENEPIYKPLEDVVMIKSLFDYLLESISQEQMFELSFQNVLLQKFSFGKYNGKYIEEIVHSDPQYLHWMLSLENLDADLRYSIEYYLQG; encoded by the coding sequence ATGCTAGTGTTTTTAGATTTCAAAGCTACAGGAAATGAACTTGACGATAAGATTTGTGCGGTTAGTGTTTTAAGCGGCGAAGATTACTTTACAGAACTGATTAATGAAGGGAAAAAAATTACACCGGAGGCTTCAGCATATCATCATATAAGTAATCAGCACATTAAAGAGAAAGGGACTTTTCTTCATAGTAAAATATACCAGTTTTTACAAGAATTAGATGATAAAAGTGTAGTTGTCGTACATGATTATGAATTTATTCGTAATTTACTGGAACCTTTTGGTGTAGGTATTGCGGGACAAATTATAGATACAAAGCGGATTGCAAAACATATTATAAGCGATATTGATAGATTTGACTTACAATATTTACGCTATGAATTACAGCTTTCGGATGAGAATGAACCTATATATAAGCCGTTAGAAGATGTAGTTATGATAAAATCTCTTTTTGATTATCTTCTTGAGAGTATCTCACAAGAGCAGATGTTTGAACTCAGTTTTCAAAATGTGTTACTTCAAAAGTTTAGTTTTGGAAAATACAATGGAAAATATATAGAGGAGATCGTGCATAGCGATCCTCAATATCTGCATTGGATGTTGTCACTAGAGAATTTAGATGCAGATTTACGATATTCGATCGAGTATTATTTACAAGGATAG
- a CDS encoding rod-binding protein: protein MSYGLNALQAQAQLVTQNKDIPQINTKVEDKALREQTDAFEAIMVKMLMDNAMKDENNIFSSQNDPGDKIYKSMYREELSKASAGSFGFSQMLYDYLSQKK from the coding sequence ATGAGTTACGGATTGAATGCGTTACAGGCTCAGGCACAGTTAGTTACTCAAAACAAAGATATCCCTCAGATCAATACGAAAGTAGAAGACAAAGCATTAAGAGAGCAAACAGATGCATTTGAAGCGATTATGGTAAAAATGCTTATGGATAATGCTATGAAAGATGAAAACAATATCTTCTCTTCACAAAATGATCCGGGTGATAAGATCTATAAATCTATGTATAGAGAAGAGCTTTCAAAGGCAAGTGCAGGAAGCTTTGGTTTTTCTCAGATGCTCTATGATTATTTATCGCAAAAAAAATAA
- the flgK gene encoding flagellar hook-associated protein FlgK: protein MANLFNTLGIGYSGLSAAQVAINTTGHNIANAETEGYTRQRVINEAAIPLSTTSGQIGNGVRVLDIKRVFDNFVFDRYASVSADKEYSDFEMKTLEELSSYFPEIDGVGIKADLAAYYDMWQTFADNPDNDAIKIALAKQTESLTNHIKDTQDQIIALQQEVNSQLELNINQVNEIAAQIAELNLSIDTAESAGTFEASDLRDKRNVLERSLARLIGADVNQGQLEANIQIDSNSNTKTGSYTISVNGFNIVDGSTYHPLRIDKTKSEYGFFEVSYERQDGTLIPLEEELNGGKIGAIFDLRGRALDDTTGMPTDGIIQTVVAQFDAFAKGLIESTNNLYAQSNTTSMQSNIVPLNVGDALLSSNLNIHEGAFDVIIYDVDGNEVARRTINIDAGTTMSGVAGSNSIQAQITENKDDNGDLNGNNDVDDFMQFNFQPSATGELRLELNIDAASKAQGYTFSIADNLKTNEFSSGSNFAGAIGLHRFLDGKNARDIKINADLANNPTTIRAGYSTSSGDNRVALDMVQQQFEKYDFAVGRDNYNSSIYGMFDVSATYVGITTNSAISRNETISTQFNATELEYNSITKVSIDEEMTNLIKYQTSYGAAAKVITTVDQMMQTLLGIKQ from the coding sequence ATGGCTAATTTATTTAATACATTAGGTATAGGTTACTCGGGACTTTCAGCAGCACAAGTAGCTATCAATACGACAGGTCATAATATTGCTAACGCCGAAACGGAAGGCTATACACGTCAAAGAGTTATAAACGAAGCTGCTATACCTCTTTCTACAACATCTGGACAAATTGGAAACGGCGTACGTGTTTTAGATATAAAACGTGTATTTGATAATTTTGTATTTGATAGATATGCATCAGTTTCAGCTGATAAAGAGTACAGTGATTTTGAGATGAAAACGCTTGAAGAATTATCAAGTTATTTTCCTGAAATTGACGGTGTAGGTATAAAAGCCGATCTTGCAGCATACTACGATATGTGGCAGACATTTGCAGATAATCCGGATAACGATGCTATTAAAATAGCTTTGGCAAAACAAACGGAATCGTTAACAAACCACATAAAAGACACGCAAGACCAAATAATTGCTTTACAACAAGAAGTGAATAGTCAGCTTGAACTCAATATCAATCAAGTGAATGAAATTGCAGCACAAATTGCTGAACTTAATTTAAGTATTGATACTGCAGAATCTGCAGGTACATTTGAGGCAAGTGATCTAAGAGACAAAAGAAATGTACTTGAAAGAAGTTTAGCAAGACTTATCGGTGCAGATGTAAATCAAGGGCAGCTTGAAGCTAATATACAAATTGATAGTAATTCAAATACGAAAACAGGAAGTTATACTATTTCTGTAAATGGTTTTAATATTGTAGATGGAAGCACTTATCACCCTCTTCGTATAGATAAAACAAAAAGTGAATATGGTTTTTTTGAAGTCTCATATGAGCGTCAAGATGGAACACTGATCCCTTTAGAAGAAGAATTAAACGGTGGTAAAATAGGGGCTATTTTCGATCTGCGCGGTAGAGCTTTAGATGATACGACAGGAATGCCTACAGACGGTATTATACAAACGGTTGTAGCACAGTTTGATGCTTTTGCAAAAGGCTTGATTGAAAGCACTAATAATTTATATGCTCAAAGTAATACAACATCAATGCAGTCGAATATTGTGCCTCTTAACGTTGGTGATGCACTACTAAGTTCAAATTTGAATATTCACGAAGGTGCTTTTGATGTTATTATATATGACGTTGACGGTAACGAAGTAGCAAGAAGAACAATAAATATCGATGCCGGTACAACAATGTCCGGTGTAGCAGGTTCAAACTCTATACAAGCTCAGATTACAGAAAATAAAGATGATAACGGAGATCTAAACGGAAATAACGATGTAGATGATTTTATGCAGTTTAATTTTCAGCCTTCAGCAACGGGTGAGCTTCGTTTAGAATTAAATATAGATGCAGCATCTAAAGCGCAAGGGTATACTTTTTCAATTGCCGATAATTTAAAAACTAATGAATTCTCATCAGGTTCAAATTTTGCAGGTGCTATCGGTCTTCATAGATTTTTAGATGGAAAAAATGCACGTGATATCAAAATCAATGCAGATCTGGCAAATAATCCTACGACAATCAGAGCTGGATATTCTACATCAAGCGGTGACAATAGAGTTGCTTTAGATATGGTACAACAGCAATTTGAAAAGTATGATTTTGCTGTAGGTCGAGATAACTACAACAGTTCAATTTACGGAATGTTTGATGTAAGTGCTACATATGTAGGGATTACAACAAATAGTGCAATCAGCCGTAATGAAACAATCAGTACTCAATTTAATGCGACGGAACTGGAATATAACTCTATTACGAAAGTAAGTATAGATGAAGAGATGACAAATCTTATAAAATACCAAACTTCTTACGGTGCAGCTGCAAAAGTGATAACAACTGTTGATCAAATGATGCAAACACTACTTGGAATTAAGCAGTAG
- a CDS encoding flagellar basal body P-ring protein FlgI → MKILLTFILFLSSLYATKITDVSNIVGVRENQIIGYSLVVGLKKTGDGTTSKFTLQSIANMLKAMNIDMNPVDIKSKNVAAVVVTAKLKPFARQGDKFDVTVSSIGDAKSLEGGTLLMTPLKGVDGKIYALAQGPLSIGGMNQRGAGSESHPTTGLVFNGGLVEREINIDLFHQEYATLSLKEAGFSNAVSVQNAINQHFNTQVAVAIDSRSVKLKRPQNRSMIEFLAEVQNVDMAYKPQDKIVINERTGTIVAGVDIELKPIMLTHGDITIKIVEENDITAPEGSMTVDKNMVIGMNDNQLYTKKGTTTVANLVRSLQKLGATPKDIIAILEAMKSVGSISAELEVI, encoded by the coding sequence ATGAAAATACTACTAACATTTATACTTTTTTTATCATCACTATATGCTACTAAAATCACTGATGTTTCAAACATCGTCGGAGTAAGGGAAAACCAGATTATCGGCTATTCTCTTGTAGTCGGTTTGAAAAAAACAGGTGACGGTACTACTTCAAAATTCACCCTTCAATCTATCGCTAACATGCTAAAGGCGATGAATATCGATATGAATCCAGTAGATATTAAATCTAAAAACGTTGCCGCAGTTGTAGTTACTGCAAAACTCAAACCTTTTGCAAGACAAGGGGATAAATTTGATGTTACGGTTTCTTCGATTGGTGATGCAAAAAGTTTAGAAGGCGGTACACTTCTTATGACACCTTTAAAAGGGGTAGACGGTAAGATCTATGCTTTAGCACAAGGACCGCTGAGTATTGGTGGTATGAATCAAAGAGGTGCAGGTTCTGAATCTCATCCAACTACAGGACTTGTATTTAACGGCGGTTTGGTTGAGCGTGAAATTAATATTGACCTTTTTCACCAGGAATATGCGACACTATCATTAAAAGAAGCCGGATTTTCAAACGCAGTATCGGTTCAAAATGCGATCAATCAGCATTTTAATACACAAGTTGCTGTCGCAATCGATTCGAGAAGTGTAAAATTAAAACGTCCTCAAAACCGTTCAATGATTGAATTTCTTGCAGAGGTTCAAAATGTAGATATGGCATATAAACCTCAAGACAAAATTGTAATCAACGAGAGAACTGGTACGATTGTAGCTGGTGTTGACATAGAGTTAAAGCCTATTATGCTGACACACGGGGATATTACTATTAAAATTGTTGAAGAGAATGATATTACTGCACCTGAAGGCTCTATGACTGTAGATAAAAATATGGTTATAGGGATGAATGATAACCAGCTTTATACGAAAAAAGGTACGACGACGGTTGCCAATTTAGTACGTTCACTGCAAAAATTGGGTGCTACACCTAAAGATATCATAGCTATTTTAGAAGCAATGAAAAGTGTCGGCAGTATTTCAGCTGAGCTGGAGGTGATCTAA